Proteins encoded by one window of Aptenodytes patagonicus chromosome 9, bAptPat1.pri.cur, whole genome shotgun sequence:
- the PLP1 gene encoding myelin proteolipid protein isoform X1: MGLLECCARCLIGAPFASLVATGLCFFGVALFCGCGHEALTGTEQLIETYFSKNYQDYEYLIDVIHAFQYVIYGTASFFFLYGALLLAEGFYTTGAVRQIFGDYKTTICGKGLSATVTGGPKGRGARGPQRAHSLQRVCQCLGKWLGHPDKFVGITYILTIIWLLVFACSAVPVYIYFNTWTTCQSIANPSKTSASIGTLCADARMYGVLPWNAFPGKVCGSNLLSICKTSEFQMTFHLFIAAFVGAAATLVSLLTFMIAATYNFAVLKLMGRGTKF; encoded by the exons ATGG GTTTGCTCGAGTGCTGTGCCAGATGTCTCATCGGGGCACCCTTTGCTTCACTGGTTGCCACTGGCTTGTGCTTCTTCGGGGTAGCGCTGTTTTGTGGCTGTGGGCACGAAGCTCTCACAGGCACCGAGCAGCTCATTGAGACCTACTTCTCCAAAAACTACCAGGACTATGAGTATCTCATCGACGT CATCCACGCTTTTCAGTACGTCATCTATGGCAcagcctccttcttcttcctctatggagccctgctgctggctgaagGCTTCTACACCACCGGCGCCGTCCGGCAAATCTTCGGGGACTACAAGACCACCATCTGCGGCAAGGGCCTCAGCGCAACGGTAACTGGGGGCCCGAAAGGGAGGGGAGCGCGAGGCCCCCAGCGAGCTCACTCGTTGCAGCGGGTGTGTCAGTGTTTGGGAAAGTGGCTAGGACATCCTGACAAG TTTGTGGGCATTACCTACATCCTGACCATCATCTGGCTCCTGGTCTTCGCCTGCTCCGCGGTGCCTGTCTACATCTACTTTAACACTTGGACCACCTGCCAGTCCATTGCCAACCCCAGCAAGACCTCGGCCAGCATCGGCACCCTGTGTGCAGATGCCAGGATGTACG GCGTCCTGCCCTGGAACGCTTTCCCTGGCAAGGTGTGCGGCTCCAACCTGCTCTCCATCTGCAAGACCAGCGAG TTCCAGATGACTTTCCACCTCTTCATTGCAGCCTTTGTGGGGGCGGCCGCCACACTGGTCTCACTG CTCACCTTCATGATCGCTGCCACCTACAACTTTGCCGTCCTCAAGCTGATGGGCCGAGGCACCAAGTTCTAG
- the PLP1 gene encoding myelin proteolipid protein isoform X2, with translation MGLLECCARCLIGAPFASLVATGLCFFGVALFCGCGHEALTGTEQLIETYFSKNYQDYEYLIDVIHAFQYVIYGTASFFFLYGALLLAEGFYTTGAVRQIFGDYKTTICGKGLSATFVGITYILTIIWLLVFACSAVPVYIYFNTWTTCQSIANPSKTSASIGTLCADARMYGVLPWNAFPGKVCGSNLLSICKTSEFQMTFHLFIAAFVGAAATLVSLLTFMIAATYNFAVLKLMGRGTKF, from the exons ATGG GTTTGCTCGAGTGCTGTGCCAGATGTCTCATCGGGGCACCCTTTGCTTCACTGGTTGCCACTGGCTTGTGCTTCTTCGGGGTAGCGCTGTTTTGTGGCTGTGGGCACGAAGCTCTCACAGGCACCGAGCAGCTCATTGAGACCTACTTCTCCAAAAACTACCAGGACTATGAGTATCTCATCGACGT CATCCACGCTTTTCAGTACGTCATCTATGGCAcagcctccttcttcttcctctatggagccctgctgctggctgaagGCTTCTACACCACCGGCGCCGTCCGGCAAATCTTCGGGGACTACAAGACCACCATCTGCGGCAAGGGCCTCAGCGCAACG TTTGTGGGCATTACCTACATCCTGACCATCATCTGGCTCCTGGTCTTCGCCTGCTCCGCGGTGCCTGTCTACATCTACTTTAACACTTGGACCACCTGCCAGTCCATTGCCAACCCCAGCAAGACCTCGGCCAGCATCGGCACCCTGTGTGCAGATGCCAGGATGTACG GCGTCCTGCCCTGGAACGCTTTCCCTGGCAAGGTGTGCGGCTCCAACCTGCTCTCCATCTGCAAGACCAGCGAG TTCCAGATGACTTTCCACCTCTTCATTGCAGCCTTTGTGGGGGCGGCCGCCACACTGGTCTCACTG CTCACCTTCATGATCGCTGCCACCTACAACTTTGCCGTCCTCAAGCTGATGGGCCGAGGCACCAAGTTCTAG